In Agarivorans gilvus, one genomic interval encodes:
- a CDS encoding lactoylglutathione lyase family protein: MQSTFPRTFSHIGISVPDLDKAVEFYTQVLCWYLIMQPTEITEDDSAIGEMCTDVFGSGWERFSIAHLSTGDRIGVELFQFKNQSNPENNFEYWKTGVFHFSVQDPNLEELVERIIAAGGKKRMQEPRYYYPGEKPYRMIYMEDPFGNILEIYSHSYELTYSEGAY, from the coding sequence ATGCAAAGCACATTTCCAAGAACCTTTTCCCACATCGGGATTTCGGTACCAGACCTAGACAAAGCCGTAGAATTTTATACCCAAGTACTATGTTGGTATTTAATTATGCAACCCACAGAAATTACAGAAGACGACAGTGCCATTGGCGAAATGTGTACTGATGTATTTGGCAGCGGCTGGGAGCGTTTTTCTATCGCCCACCTTTCCACCGGCGACCGCATTGGTGTAGAGCTGTTCCAGTTTAAAAATCAAAGCAATCCAGAGAACAACTTTGAATACTGGAAAACCGGGGTATTTCACTTTAGCGTGCAAGATCCCAACCTAGAAGAATTGGTAGAACGCATCATTGCCGCGGGCGGTAAAAAACGCATGCAAGAGCCACGTTACTACTACCCCGGAGAGAAGCCCTACCGCATGATTTACATGGAAGACCCTTTTGGCAACATTCTAGAGATTTACAGCCACAGCTACGAGCTAACCTACAGCGAAGGCGCTTATTAA
- a CDS encoding LysE family translocator: protein MALKEKEPSNDFTRVFNHITRGCCYSRYWRFIHCSYGLFIGKRASFIAALGCTLGIIPALLASSLGLAALFHTSALAFQVVKYLGAAYLLYLAWQMWRSSSPLSVNKQAKGTRYTSIAIKGFLLNILNPKLSIFFLAFLPQFIPSNTEHALYHMFILGGVFMLMTLVVFVLYGFLSGSFSQFIVNSKRATVAIQKLFSASFAGLGLKLAFSERL, encoded by the coding sequence ATAGCTCTAAAAGAAAAGGAACCTTCAAATGATTTCACTCGAGTTTTTAATCACATCACTCGTGGTTGTTGTTATTCCCGGTACTGGCGTTTTATACACTGTAGCTACGGGTTATTTATTGGCAAACGAGCCAGCTTTATTGCTGCTCTGGGCTGTACGCTAGGCATTATTCCAGCCTTGCTTGCCAGCTCGTTGGGCTTGGCTGCGTTATTTCATACTAGCGCATTGGCCTTTCAGGTTGTTAAATATTTGGGGGCAGCTTATCTGCTTTATCTAGCATGGCAAATGTGGCGGTCATCGTCGCCACTTTCGGTAAATAAACAGGCTAAAGGCACTAGGTACACTAGCATTGCGATCAAGGGCTTTTTACTAAATATCTTAAATCCAAAGCTTTCAATATTTTTTCTAGCATTTCTACCGCAATTCATACCATCAAACACAGAACATGCGCTTTATCATATGTTTATTTTGGGGGGAGTATTCATGCTTATGACGCTGGTTGTTTTTGTTCTATATGGCTTTTTATCGGGGAGTTTTAGTCAATTCATCGTTAACTCCAAAAGGGCAACCGTAGCAATACAAAAGCTATTTTCTGCAAGTTTCGCTGGTCTTGGGCTAAAGCTGGCATTTAGTGAGCGGCTATAA
- a CDS encoding D-tyrosyl-tRNA deacylase gives MTTKKFDLNIDRMLENWDAFHAIREIIANALDEQILTNTQDIEIFCDDEGLWRIRDFGRGIRHEHFTMNENEEKLEHPELIGKFGVGLKDALATFDRLGIETLIHSKFCDVSFDRSLKHDFDDVITLHACISKPSDPSFVGTEFILKGCTNEDVEKAKRLFLRFSGEEILEKTQYGQVLNKVSESSYIYINGIRVAEEENFLFSYNITSLTAAIKKALNRERTNVGRTAYSERVKSILLASASDIVAETLVNDLNNFGSGTLHDEMKWTDVSVHASKIISASGSVLFLTDEEIMDSSRFVEEARSNGRQIVTIPKTVKEKLLGQVDTEGNAIQDLGNFVSEWNDRFEFKFVPHEKLTQAERTVFDMTGRIAALVGGLPSKVLSVDISETMRPESGGFTEASGLWTGTQIIIKRTELDSISKYSSTLLHEIAHVRSGKTDVTIGFEQELTSLLGMVAAKAIKAMNIDKEAIMEPKNFEVRTTQRPSLPSSTNVDLSSKRGFWSRLFGRAKL, from the coding sequence ATGACAACAAAAAAATTTGATTTAAATATCGACCGTATGCTTGAAAATTGGGATGCATTTCACGCAATTCGAGAGATCATCGCAAATGCACTCGATGAGCAGATATTAACTAATACGCAAGATATAGAAATTTTTTGTGATGATGAAGGTTTGTGGCGTATACGAGACTTTGGACGTGGTATAAGGCACGAGCATTTCACTATGAATGAAAATGAGGAAAAGCTTGAGCATCCAGAACTCATCGGAAAGTTTGGCGTGGGGTTAAAGGATGCTCTTGCCACATTCGATCGTTTAGGAATTGAAACACTCATACACTCTAAGTTCTGTGACGTTTCATTTGACCGTTCGTTGAAGCATGATTTTGATGATGTCATAACATTGCATGCTTGTATTTCTAAGCCGTCCGATCCTAGCTTTGTTGGGACTGAGTTCATTTTAAAGGGGTGCACTAATGAAGATGTTGAGAAAGCAAAGCGTCTATTTTTACGATTTTCAGGTGAAGAGATTCTAGAGAAAACGCAATATGGCCAAGTCCTAAATAAAGTTAGTGAATCTTCATATATTTACATAAATGGTATACGTGTTGCCGAAGAAGAAAACTTCCTGTTTTCCTATAACATAACTTCGTTGACAGCTGCTATTAAAAAGGCTCTTAACAGAGAGCGAACGAATGTAGGAAGAACAGCATATTCTGAGCGTGTTAAGTCAATTTTACTTGCCTCTGCCTCTGATATAGTAGCCGAAACTCTTGTTAATGATTTAAACAATTTTGGTTCAGGTACTTTACATGATGAAATGAAGTGGACTGATGTATCAGTGCATGCTTCGAAAATAATCAGTGCTTCGGGTAGTGTTCTTTTTCTTACAGATGAAGAAATAATGGATTCATCTCGTTTTGTTGAGGAGGCTCGGTCAAATGGTAGGCAAATCGTTACAATCCCAAAAACAGTAAAGGAAAAGCTACTCGGGCAGGTTGATACGGAAGGTAATGCGATACAAGATTTGGGTAATTTTGTTTCGGAATGGAATGACCGCTTTGAGTTTAAATTTGTACCGCATGAAAAATTGACACAAGCAGAACGAACTGTATTTGACATGACAGGTAGAATAGCAGCTCTTGTAGGTGGGCTTCCTTCAAAAGTTCTTTCCGTTGATATATCGGAAACGATGCGTCCTGAATCTGGTGGTTTTACGGAGGCGTCTGGACTATGGACTGGTACGCAAATCATTATTAAGCGTACAGAGTTAGATTCTATCAGCAAATACTCCTCTACATTGTTGCACGAAATAGCACATGTACGCAGTGGTAAAACTGATGTGACTATTGGTTTCGAGCAGGAGCTGACATCGCTTCTTGGAATGGTTGCGGCTAAAGCAATCAAAGCTATGAATATTGATAAAGAGGCTATAATGGAACCTAAAAATTTTGAAGTTAGAACCACGCAAAGGCCTTCTCTGCCATCGAGTACTAATGTAGATCTTTCAAGTAAGCGAGGGTTTTGGAGCAGGCTATTTGGTCGTGCTAAATTGTAA
- a CDS encoding SDR family NAD(P)-dependent oxidoreductase has product MQVAGKWALVTGASRGVGLRVAKALAAQGAKVIVHSRSLAASQRVVDEITGQQGVAYAVEAELSDNQAVAKLVAQVNQLTGHCLTVLYNNAAIMTPWREDAVVPAADYALSFQVNCIAPASLCDAFLPQMKQQGLGRIVNVTSGIADQPQLMAYSCSKAALDRYVRDMLPSLAGSGVLMNLMDPGWLQTDLGGEHAPNHPDSVIPGALVPVLLEDDAGSGQLYCAQDYAE; this is encoded by the coding sequence ATGCAAGTAGCAGGAAAATGGGCCTTAGTCACCGGTGCCAGCCGAGGTGTGGGTTTACGCGTGGCTAAAGCCTTAGCCGCCCAAGGGGCTAAAGTAATTGTACACAGCCGCAGTTTGGCTGCTTCGCAGCGAGTAGTAGATGAAATTACTGGCCAGCAAGGTGTGGCCTATGCGGTGGAAGCGGAGCTGTCTGATAACCAAGCCGTGGCGAAGCTCGTTGCTCAAGTTAATCAATTAACCGGGCACTGTTTAACGGTGTTATATAACAATGCCGCAATTATGACGCCATGGCGAGAAGATGCGGTAGTACCTGCGGCAGATTATGCCCTGAGTTTTCAAGTTAATTGCATTGCCCCAGCAAGCTTATGTGACGCCTTCTTGCCGCAAATGAAGCAGCAAGGTTTAGGGCGCATTGTAAATGTTACCTCGGGCATTGCCGACCAACCCCAACTAATGGCGTATAGCTGCTCGAAAGCTGCTTTAGACCGTTATGTGCGAGACATGCTGCCTAGCTTAGCGGGCAGTGGCGTATTAATGAACTTAATGGATCCCGGTTGGTTGCAAACCGATTTAGGTGGCGAGCATGCACCTAACCATCCAGATTCGGTTATACCGGGTGCCTTGGTTCCGGTATTACTTGAAGACGATGCCGGTAGCGGACAACTCTACTGCGCCCAAGATTATGCCGAGTAA
- a CDS encoding ATP-binding cassette domain-containing protein: MPVLQAYNISHQFDNGDMLFQQLSCSMLKRRVGLVGRNGVGKSILASILCGELEPSSGAVSLPKSFAVYRQQPSHLLSAGLTIGQFLGKAEVLEALKRVESGDCSEHWFDVIGEQWDLSAQLTQQLKQLGLPLDVDFPCAQLSGGQLARLQLWQLFNRDPELLILDEPSNHLDTHAKQWLLEMMQAFHGAILLISHDRVLLREVDEIWELSGLGLHVYGGSYSFYAEQKRTELQALERQLVSVDKQKKQLQVQAQRNREKAEQRAAQGNKLRKEGSHGKSLLDAKKDKATARASNRNKNQQLREAQLDDKAQSLKARKEQLKEQKLYLEDSPSRLRKVVSLLDAVLPFANAKPISMQVYAHDKIHLTGNNGCGKSTLLKTLLGEFSLLRGELQINTSLYYLDQHFGVIRTELSILDNLIQQCKGIKDSDARTLLAGIGFRRDSVFRLGSMLSGGEKMKLAMLIVSHQLDQPLLLLDEPDNHLDLDSKMMLAQALQHYRGGFILVSHDNDFANESGIQRQIALSPN; the protein is encoded by the coding sequence ATGCCAGTTTTACAGGCTTACAACATAAGCCATCAATTTGATAATGGCGACATGCTGTTTCAACAGTTGTCATGCTCCATGCTTAAACGTCGTGTTGGCTTGGTCGGGCGTAATGGTGTGGGTAAATCGATACTAGCTTCAATATTGTGTGGTGAATTAGAGCCATCAAGTGGAGCAGTCTCGCTACCTAAGTCATTCGCAGTTTATCGTCAGCAACCCTCTCACTTGTTATCAGCTGGGCTTACCATTGGGCAGTTCTTAGGTAAAGCAGAGGTACTTGAAGCGTTAAAGCGGGTTGAATCGGGGGACTGCTCTGAACATTGGTTCGACGTGATTGGAGAGCAATGGGATTTATCCGCGCAGCTCACTCAGCAGCTTAAACAGCTAGGCTTGCCATTAGATGTTGATTTTCCTTGTGCTCAACTCAGTGGTGGCCAATTGGCACGATTACAGCTTTGGCAGTTATTTAACCGTGACCCAGAGTTATTGATTCTCGATGAACCGTCCAACCACCTTGATACTCACGCTAAGCAGTGGCTATTGGAAATGATGCAAGCGTTTCACGGAGCAATTTTACTGATCAGTCATGACCGAGTATTGCTACGTGAAGTGGACGAAATATGGGAGTTATCTGGGCTTGGCTTACACGTTTATGGCGGAAGCTACTCGTTTTACGCCGAACAGAAACGCACCGAATTACAAGCCTTGGAACGACAACTGGTAAGTGTTGATAAGCAGAAAAAACAGCTGCAAGTACAAGCACAACGAAACCGAGAAAAGGCAGAGCAACGCGCGGCTCAAGGAAACAAATTGCGTAAAGAAGGTAGCCATGGAAAAAGCTTACTCGATGCTAAAAAAGATAAAGCCACCGCACGGGCCTCAAATCGCAACAAAAACCAGCAATTACGTGAAGCGCAGCTAGACGATAAAGCACAATCCTTAAAGGCGAGAAAAGAGCAGCTGAAAGAGCAAAAGCTCTATCTCGAAGACAGCCCAAGCCGACTGCGTAAAGTGGTATCGCTACTCGATGCTGTATTGCCTTTTGCTAATGCTAAGCCTATCTCAATGCAAGTGTATGCCCACGACAAAATTCATCTGACTGGCAACAACGGGTGCGGTAAATCAACCTTGTTAAAAACCCTATTAGGCGAGTTTTCTTTACTAAGAGGAGAGCTGCAAATAAATACGTCGTTGTATTATCTTGATCAGCATTTCGGTGTTATTCGAACAGAGCTATCGATATTGGATAACTTGATTCAGCAGTGTAAGGGAATCAAAGACAGCGATGCCAGAACATTGCTGGCGGGTATTGGTTTTCGCCGAGACAGTGTGTTTCGCCTTGGTAGCATGCTTAGTGGCGGCGAGAAGATGAAGTTAGCGATGCTTATCGTTAGTCATCAACTAGACCAGCCCTTGTTACTCTTAGATGAGCCAGATAATCACCTAGATCTGGATTCAAAAATGATGCTGGCGCAGGCCTTACAACACTATCGCGGTGGTTTCATTTTAGTGAGTCATGATAACGATTTTGCCAATGAGTCAGGAATTCAGAGACAAATCGCTTTATCACCTAACTAG
- a CDS encoding GFA family protein: MSPTEYPIKGSCQCGNVQYELLEPPLMVAACHCKECQKLSTSAFSITAMVKTDSVQFHGEMKTWSRVADSGNTNGAKFCPTCGNRIYHFDPNEPDKLKLKPSNLSDTSIINPTVHVWVSEKQDWYQIPEGVKVFDKQP; encoded by the coding sequence GTGAGTCCTACTGAATATCCAATTAAAGGTTCGTGTCAGTGTGGCAATGTCCAATATGAGTTATTAGAGCCACCGTTAATGGTTGCCGCTTGCCATTGTAAAGAATGTCAAAAATTGTCGACTAGTGCATTTAGCATAACGGCGATGGTTAAAACCGATAGTGTTCAGTTTCATGGTGAAATGAAAACTTGGAGCCGAGTAGCGGATAGCGGCAATACTAATGGCGCAAAATTTTGCCCCACCTGTGGAAATAGAATTTACCACTTTGATCCTAACGAGCCAGATAAACTAAAGCTTAAACCTAGCAATTTATCGGATACCAGCATTATTAATCCTACAGTTCATGTATGGGTAAGTGAAAAGCAAGATTGGTATCAAATACCAGAGGGCGTCAAAGTTTTTGATAAGCAGCCCTAG
- a CDS encoding DinB family protein: MQFAKAFNYKKWANKQLLNFGEQQLSQLTESDSTFFIRILNHTTVVDSLFISRILGEPEKYSGDNTPETPTLAELRNTMNQNDSWLAQYAESVSEEELQRVISFTFVDGDTGQMSVEEILLHLLTHGSNHRGMASRVLAKNNLERPKDTFTRYLHQAESSRRTAI, encoded by the coding sequence ATGCAGTTTGCTAAGGCATTTAATTATAAGAAGTGGGCAAATAAGCAATTGCTTAACTTTGGGGAACAACAACTCTCACAGCTCACGGAAAGTGATAGCACGTTTTTCATTAGAATTTTAAACCATACTACGGTGGTCGATAGCCTCTTTATCAGCCGAATTTTGGGAGAGCCCGAAAAATATAGTGGTGATAATACGCCTGAGACTCCAACACTAGCGGAGCTACGCAATACAATGAATCAAAACGATTCGTGGCTGGCTCAGTATGCGGAATCTGTATCCGAAGAAGAACTGCAAAGGGTTATTTCATTTACTTTTGTTGATGGTGATACAGGGCAGATGTCAGTCGAAGAAATACTGCTTCATTTGTTAACTCATGGCAGTAACCACAGAGGCATGGCATCTAGGGTGCTGGCAAAAAATAACCTAGAACGTCCTAAAGACACATTTACTCGGTATCTACATCAAGCAGAGTCTTCAAGAAGGACAGCAATTTAG
- a CDS encoding substrate-binding periplasmic protein — protein MLAHTKQIKLTKKSLTFSLLFASFIALFSSSVFADTLRIATDEWCPYDCIASQNQGKVGYLGDLLVETMKARGHQVEFVEVSYSRGLQLVREGKLDGTMACFREEAPDFVFPDFALGKSNSTFFSHKDSNWQYTGKDSLEQAAMIGIIKGYDYVDPTVMEYFNQHPKNVLAITGEKPLERLLEMLINGRLTAVIEDKSVLEYKIKQMGQSEQIKVSGTTSVVIDVYASFSPKNPKSAEYAKILSEETLKMREDGRLSQLLERYGIQDWQVK, from the coding sequence ATGCTGGCACACACTAAACAAATTAAACTCACCAAAAAATCGCTCACTTTTAGCCTTCTGTTTGCTAGCTTTATTGCACTTTTTTCTAGTTCTGTTTTTGCAGATACACTAAGAATCGCAACTGATGAATGGTGTCCTTACGACTGCATCGCAAGTCAAAACCAAGGCAAAGTGGGTTACCTAGGTGATTTGCTAGTTGAAACCATGAAAGCAAGAGGGCATCAAGTCGAATTTGTTGAAGTGTCTTACTCTCGTGGGCTGCAATTGGTTAGAGAAGGCAAGCTCGACGGAACCATGGCCTGCTTTAGAGAAGAAGCCCCAGACTTTGTGTTTCCAGACTTTGCTCTAGGCAAGAGCAACAGTACCTTTTTTAGCCATAAAGACTCAAATTGGCAGTATACGGGCAAAGACTCGCTTGAGCAGGCCGCAATGATTGGCATTATTAAAGGCTATGACTATGTTGACCCGACGGTAATGGAGTACTTTAATCAACATCCCAAAAACGTACTGGCCATCACCGGAGAAAAACCATTAGAACGATTGCTTGAAATGCTAATCAATGGTCGCTTAACCGCGGTTATTGAAGACAAAAGCGTATTGGAATACAAAATCAAGCAAATGGGTCAGTCCGAGCAAATCAAAGTTTCCGGCACCACTAGTGTAGTGATTGATGTTTACGCCAGTTTTTCACCTAAAAACCCTAAATCCGCTGAGTATGCAAAAATCTTGTCTGAAGAAACCCTGAAAATGCGAGAAGACGGTCGTTTAAGTCAATTATTGGAGCGTTATGGCATTCAAGATTGGCAGGTTAAATAA
- a CDS encoding diguanylate cyclase, translating to MRALLKRYRQSIALHLLLIIFGLYFLVAVLVTVVQLYKEYENTKKEFYDEIQTLPATFGKGISDSVWTYNQELLQSILQGMYNLPIVVGVKINSLDHKMDIQVGAVFNQQNQVEYYDSKGLATEQKLTGLGANALFAHEFPIYYQGPAFSQDIPLGTVTLYSNDQLVFERVKYGFILILINSVIKTFVLWFIIYFFINKHLGKPLKEFTLKISQQNSKFPQAIDLAINWTDKNELLILKDSYNQMIERVNKHQHELLELNQVLDEKVKARTRDLELAKESAELLAYSDPLTQLSNRRAFFDYGEQLLEQAYRQQNSLSLIMVDIDNFKNLNDTYGHALGDQALVAFATTLKNNLRSTDIIARLGGEEFAIMLSNLGEDNAINIAETLRLKVSQIELEHEQLSIQFTASFGVVESLPGSSNIDSLLAQADTALYFSKQHGRNKVTAYSTIANTTTINSVN from the coding sequence GTGCGAGCTTTGTTAAAACGTTATCGCCAATCGATTGCGCTGCATCTGCTGCTGATTATCTTTGGCCTTTATTTTTTGGTAGCCGTTCTGGTCACGGTGGTACAGCTTTACAAAGAATACGAAAACACCAAAAAAGAATTTTATGATGAAATTCAAACCTTGCCAGCCACCTTTGGCAAGGGAATTTCCGACTCAGTTTGGACCTATAATCAAGAATTACTGCAATCAATTCTACAAGGCATGTACAACCTGCCCATCGTGGTCGGAGTCAAAATCAACTCACTTGACCACAAAATGGACATCCAAGTCGGTGCTGTGTTTAATCAGCAAAATCAGGTTGAGTATTACGACTCGAAAGGCCTAGCTACAGAACAAAAACTCACTGGCTTGGGTGCTAACGCTCTGTTCGCACACGAATTTCCCATTTATTATCAAGGCCCCGCATTTAGCCAGGACATTCCCTTAGGAACAGTTACGCTTTATTCGAATGACCAACTGGTTTTTGAGCGAGTAAAATATGGCTTCATCCTTATTTTAATCAACTCAGTCATCAAAACCTTTGTGCTTTGGTTTATTATTTATTTCTTCATTAACAAGCATTTAGGCAAACCACTCAAAGAATTCACCCTAAAAATTTCTCAGCAAAACAGCAAGTTTCCACAAGCGATAGATTTAGCAATTAACTGGACGGATAAAAACGAACTGCTCATCTTAAAAGACAGTTATAACCAAATGATTGAGAGGGTAAACAAGCACCAACACGAATTGTTAGAACTGAACCAAGTGCTAGATGAGAAAGTTAAAGCCCGAACCCGCGATTTAGAGCTAGCCAAGGAAAGTGCTGAGCTCTTAGCTTATAGCGACCCTCTCACTCAACTCAGTAATCGCCGTGCTTTTTTCGATTATGGAGAGCAGTTATTGGAGCAGGCCTATCGGCAACAGAATTCGCTGAGTTTAATTATGGTTGATATCGATAATTTTAAAAATCTCAATGACACTTACGGCCATGCTCTGGGCGATCAAGCGCTAGTCGCTTTTGCAACAACGCTTAAAAACAACCTTCGTTCCACCGATATCATCGCCCGCTTGGGGGGAGAGGAGTTTGCCATTATGTTGTCTAATCTTGGAGAAGATAACGCGATCAATATTGCCGAAACCCTTCGCCTGAAAGTCAGTCAAATCGAGCTAGAACATGAACAGCTATCCATTCAGTTTACTGCCAGCTTTGGAGTGGTAGAGAGTTTACCGGGAAGCTCAAATATAGATTCGTTACTGGCTCAAGCCGACACGGCTCTTTATTTTTCAAAGCAACACGGGCGCAATAAGGTTACCGCGTATTCGACAATAGCAAACACAACAACAATCAACAGTGTTAATTAA
- a CDS encoding acyltransferase family protein codes for MDGRVKHVDIAKGISISLVAMHHSELRTLFPDFVEGMGLFRMPLFFALSGLFFSYAAKPKPFLLNKADALLKPYFAVLLCLLLIAAWQGESDILWRLKGIFYASGATIDWGPLWFLPHLFLVYCFTYILFRYCGFSRLPRWISLLLLTVFLAWGAHYVAYFWHSDLVLFSSNIHCYGLPFSLDIIPLSLFYFMLGVLFKQPLLNFKAKPILGAISLLVVIVIATYTETRSDFNMRLYQPVLFATIAALAGFYFVLTVSWFICRSPLVSVAPLALGKASLYILIFHSVISRQVYAYISKGFSNATTLVLLAITAYACSITVPLVIKVLVEKSAVLSLAFRPCKLNPLFVRDKSAN; via the coding sequence ATGGACGGCAGAGTAAAGCATGTAGATATCGCAAAGGGTATTTCGATTAGTCTAGTGGCCATGCACCACAGTGAGTTACGGACTCTGTTTCCTGATTTTGTTGAAGGAATGGGGCTTTTTAGAATGCCCTTGTTTTTTGCCTTGTCAGGCTTGTTTTTTTCTTACGCGGCTAAGCCTAAACCATTCTTACTGAACAAAGCTGATGCTCTACTAAAGCCTTATTTTGCGGTATTGCTTTGCTTGTTGCTGATAGCCGCGTGGCAAGGAGAGAGCGACATTCTATGGCGCCTTAAGGGGATATTTTATGCTTCGGGTGCCACTATTGATTGGGGGCCTCTTTGGTTTTTACCCCATTTGTTCTTAGTGTATTGCTTTACTTATATCTTGTTTCGTTACTGTGGTTTTTCTCGCTTGCCTCGCTGGATATCGCTGTTGCTGTTAACGGTATTTCTGGCCTGGGGAGCTCACTATGTAGCTTACTTTTGGCATTCCGATCTCGTACTTTTTTCTAGCAACATACACTGCTATGGCTTGCCGTTTTCCCTAGATATTATTCCGCTCTCGTTGTTCTATTTTATGTTAGGGGTGCTGTTTAAGCAGCCACTGTTAAACTTCAAGGCTAAGCCTATTTTAGGCGCAATATCGCTGTTAGTGGTGATAGTCATTGCTACTTATACCGAAACTCGCTCTGATTTCAATATGCGCCTGTACCAACCCGTGTTGTTCGCTACAATCGCTGCCTTGGCTGGATTTTACTTTGTTTTAACTGTGTCTTGGTTTATTTGCAGAAGTCCGCTGGTGAGTGTCGCTCCTTTAGCTTTGGGAAAAGCGAGCTTATATATCTTGATTTTTCATAGTGTTATCAGTCGGCAGGTTTACGCTTACATCTCAAAGGGGTTTAGCAATGCCACCACTTTAGTGCTGTTAGCGATAACGGCTTATGCTTGTAGTATTACTGTGCCGCTAGTGATTAAAGTACTGGTTGAGAAAAGCGCAGTATTGTCTTTAGCGTTTCGCCCCTGCAAGCTTAATCCTTTGTTTGTTAGAGATAAGTCGGCCAATTAG
- a CDS encoding tlde1 domain-containing protein yields MSIPIEHMKIYIYWEYKQSNGNIYFGKRKIERGYSGKGTAKDTPSLEHLRGMGPIPRGWWKILSPRTSVKTGAYVLPLEPYNHNAHGRSSFQIHGDSKANPGTASSGCIILSRATRQKIWQSGVRYLKVVS; encoded by the coding sequence ATGTCAATACCTATAGAACATATGAAAATTTATATATATTGGGAATACAAACAATCAAATGGAAATATTTACTTTGGGAAAAGAAAAATTGAACGTGGATATTCAGGAAAAGGCACAGCAAAAGACACACCTAGCCTTGAGCATTTAAGAGGCATGGGGCCAATCCCTAGAGGATGGTGGAAAATATTATCACCAAGAACAAGCGTTAAAACAGGTGCATATGTTTTGCCATTAGAGCCTTATAACCATAACGCACATGGAAGATCGAGCTTTCAAATTCATGGAGACTCAAAAGCCAATCCAGGAACGGCTTCTTCTGGCTGTATAATTTTAAGCCGGGCAACCAGACAAAAAATATGGCAAAGTGGTGTTCGATATTTAAAGGTGGTTAGCTAA
- a CDS encoding IS5 family transposase has protein sequence MGKAKGNITNWKLYNSALKQRGSLTFWIDEKAIELWNNTERSGRRGRSQTYSDTAIATALMIKGVFKLPLRALEGFINSLFRLLKVDLKSPDYSCISKRAKTVEVNYRLPSQGQVAHLVIDATGLKVFGEGEWKVRKHGAEKRRVWRKLHMAVDAQSHQIVSAEVSMDWVHDSEVLPTLLRPLRRKVKAVSADGAYDTRQSYQEVQRKKAVALIPPRKNAGMWEAGHPRNVVVKALKQGELENWKRDNAYHLRSLSETAMYRFKQLLSDKLSLRCYNAQVGEIMAGVCALNKMSRLGMPARQLAE, from the coding sequence ATGGGTAAAGCGAAAGGCAACATCACCAACTGGAAGCTGTACAACAGTGCACTGAAGCAACGCGGCTCATTGACCTTCTGGATAGATGAGAAAGCCATAGAACTATGGAATAACACTGAGCGTAGTGGTCGTCGAGGGCGCAGCCAAACTTACAGTGACACCGCTATCGCAACTGCGCTGATGATTAAAGGCGTATTCAAGTTACCACTGCGCGCTCTTGAAGGCTTCATCAACTCATTGTTTCGCCTGCTCAAGGTCGACTTAAAATCTCCCGATTACAGTTGTATAAGCAAGCGAGCAAAGACTGTTGAAGTCAACTATCGCCTACCTAGCCAAGGTCAAGTGGCTCACCTCGTTATCGATGCTACAGGTCTTAAGGTGTTTGGCGAAGGAGAGTGGAAGGTGCGTAAACACGGCGCTGAAAAGCGTCGAGTCTGGCGAAAACTGCATATGGCAGTAGATGCCCAGAGCCATCAGATAGTGAGTGCTGAGGTCTCGATGGACTGGGTTCACGATAGTGAAGTGTTACCCACCTTGTTGAGACCGCTGCGGCGCAAAGTGAAAGCAGTAAGCGCTGATGGTGCCTATGACACACGGCAGAGCTATCAAGAAGTACAACGTAAGAAGGCTGTTGCACTAATCCCTCCACGCAAGAATGCAGGTATGTGGGAAGCGGGTCACCCACGGAACGTTGTAGTAAAAGCCTTGAAGCAAGGTGAGTTGGAAAACTGGAAACGGGACAATGCTTACCATCTTCGTTCACTATCGGAGACGGCGATGTATCGTTTCAAACAACTGCTTAGCGACAAGTTGAGTCTACGTTGTTACAACGCCCAAGTCGGCGAAATCATGGCCGGAGTGTGCGCGTTGAACAAAATGAGCAGGCTAGGTATGCCTGCTCGTCAGCTAGCTGAATAA